Part of the Candidatus Aegiribacteria sp. genome, CCCGTTTCTATGAAACAGAACTTCGTCGGGGCAATAAATATTGTAAAGGGCATTGTCTACATTACACATTATCTCCGTAAGTTCAGGAACACCAAGCTGTTTAAAGAGACCCTTGTGTAAACAGCTTCGTACCCTGAAATGATATTTATGGTGCGACGATTCAATGGTCTCCTTGATATTGGTTCTTGTAGGACCCTCAGAGATAGCCATCTCGTGGTACTTTTTCAAACTCTCAAACGAACGCTCGGTTTCAGCATACCGAAAATTTCCAAGCTGTACCGAGATCGCCACAGGAATCATGATAGCCTTTACGGTTGACAAAGCTCGTTCTTTATCAACTTTCTC contains:
- a CDS encoding L-2-amino-thiazoline-4-carboxylic acid hydrolase, which codes for MLITSIEHKATPSTVFIVYGGLKGYVKRPFWFLVRTALKASRLKRQLPRKLSMDIKTQVAMISSMYILLKEKVDKERALSTVKAIMIPVAISVQLGNFRYAETERSFESLKKYHEMAISEGPTRTNIKETIESSHHKYHFRVRSCLHKGLFKQLGVPELTEIMCNVDNALYNIYCPDEVLFHRNGPGNTIFEGNEYCEFICEKRTI